Proteins from a genomic interval of Thamnophis elegans isolate rThaEle1 chromosome 2, rThaEle1.pri, whole genome shotgun sequence:
- the CHCHD5 gene encoding coiled-coil-helix-coiled-coil-helix domain-containing protein 5 translates to MQAALEITLQHCHKEAEQYGRCVAANPSSWQQDCHQLKLEMAKCTSSHPIVQKIRRDCAEPFTAFEECLKTNQSSSFKCSEQLQKFLVCAEQVKLNT, encoded by the exons AT GCAGGCAGCTCTGGAAATAACCTTGCAGCATTGCCACAAAGAAGCCGAGCAATATGGCCGGTGTGTGGCTGCTAACCCTTCTTCCTGGCAGCAGGACTGTCACCAACTCAAACTTGAAATGGCCAAATGTACATCATCCCA CCCAATTGTTCAGAAGATTCGCCGAGATTGTGCCGAGCCATTTACTGCATTCGAGGAGTGCCTTAAGACAAATCAGAgttcttcattcaaatgttctgaACAACTCCAAAAGTTTCTCGTCTGCGCTGAGCAGGTGAAACTGAATACATAA